From Synoicihabitans lomoniglobus, the proteins below share one genomic window:
- a CDS encoding RidA family protein — MDPEAKIAELGLELPAAPAAGGNYLPYVRTGNLVYCSGTISVSNGAMTHVGQVGAAQTIESGYESARVCALNTLATLKAALGSLSKVKRLIYVGGYVNAVSGFDSSPLVINGASDLFIAVLGEAGRHSRAAVAVAGLPKDSTVEIQVVAEAAD, encoded by the coding sequence ATGGACCCGGAAGCTAAAATTGCTGAACTAGGACTCGAATTACCCGCCGCGCCCGCGGCCGGTGGCAACTATCTGCCTTATGTGCGCACGGGGAATCTCGTGTATTGCTCGGGCACCATCTCGGTCAGCAATGGCGCGATGACCCACGTCGGACAAGTCGGCGCGGCTCAGACGATCGAATCGGGTTACGAATCTGCGCGTGTATGTGCGCTCAACACGTTGGCCACGCTCAAAGCCGCGCTCGGTTCGCTGAGCAAGGTGAAGCGTTTGATCTACGTCGGAGGTTACGTGAACGCGGTTTCCGGCTTCGACAGCAGCCCCTTGGTGATCAACGGCGCGAGCGATTTGTTCATCGCCGTTTTGGGCGAGGCGGGACGCCATTCGCGCGCCGCAGTTGCGGTGGCCGGGTTGCCCAAAGACTCGACGGTGGAAATCCAAGTGGTGGCCGAAGCCGCCGACTAA